The segment TGGTAGGCCGCATCATGGCCGCGTGCCGCGTCATAGAGCTCCAGCAGGCTCTGGGCGCGCACGGGCAGGGCCAGCGCGGCACCGATGGCCAGCGTCAGGGGCAGGAGGCGGTAGGTTTTCATGGTGACGGGTACTCCGGGGTGTAGGCAGAAGATCAGTAACGCGGCACGCTCGTGTCGACCTGCAGGGACCAGGCGTTGATGCCGCCGCTGATGTTGGCCACATGCTTGAAGCCCTGGTATTCCAGGAACTGGGCCACGCGCATGCTGCGGCCACCGTGGTGGCACAGGCAGGCGACCGGGCGCGCGGGGTCGAGCTCATTCAGGCGCGGCGGTATCACCCCCATGGGGATGTGCACCAGATCGTAGGCCGCATCCGGCTTGAGGCTGGCCTGCTGCAGTTCGGACGGTTCACGCACATCCAGCACGAGCGGACGGCCATGGGCCTGGGCCTTCGCGACCCAGTCTTTGAGATCTCCGGGGTGGATGTGTTCGATCATGGTGGGTTCGCCCGCGGGCGCCTCAGAAGTTGAAGCGGGAATGCTCAGGGAAGTGCAGCAGGCGCGGCGCCAGCGTGTCCCAGCCCTGGGTGGTCAGGTATTCCACGGCGCTGGTGCGCTGGATCAGGGTGGCGCGCATCACCGGCGCGTCGCCGACGATGGCCATCAGGCGGCCACCGGTCTTGAGCTGCTCCAGCAGCTTGTGCGGCACATCGGCGACCGAGCCGCTGAGCACGATGACGTCGAAAGGGCCGTCGACCGGCACGCCTTTGGCGCCGTCGGCCTGGCGCACTTCCACGTTGGAGACGCCGGCCTTCTGCAGATTGGCGCGCGCCAGGCTGACGAGCGCGGGCTCGATTTCCAGCGAGACCACGCGCTGGGCGCGCTGGGCCAGCAGGGCGGCCATGTAGCCGGAACCGGTGCCGATCTCCAGCACCTTCTCGTGTTTCTGCACGGCCAGGTCCTGCAGCATGCGGGCTTCGACCTTGGGGGCCAGCATGCACTGGCCGGCTTCGCCGCCGGAGCCCAGGGGCAGTTCCATGTCGGCGAAAGCCAGGGACTTGTGGGCCGGAGGCACGAAGTCTTCACGGCGCACGACGGAGAGCAGGTCCAGCACGGCGGCGTCGAGCACGTTCCAGGGGCGGATCTGCTGCTCGATCATGTTGAAGCGGGCTTGTTCGAAGTTCATGTCACATACTCCACGGGGTATTATAGGGATTCCTGGAAAATTTTAGCGGTCTCTCACTTTTCGCCGCGCCAGCGCCGCCCCAGCCACTGGCTGAAATCGTCCATATAACAGTAGACCACAGGCACCACCACCAGCGTGAGCAGGGAGGAGGTGATGACCCCGCCGATCACGGCCTGGCCCATGGGGGCGCGCTGCTCCGAGCCCTCGGTCAGGGCGAAGGCCAGCGGCACCATGCCGAAGATCATGGCCAGGGTGGTCATGAGGATGGGGCGCAGCCGCACCTTGGCGGCCATCAGCAGGGCCTCGGCCCGCTCCATGCCTTCCTCGCGGGCGCGGATGGCGAAGTCCACCAGCAGGATGGCGTTCTTGGTCACCAGGCCCATGAGCATGACCACACCGATGATGGAGAACATCGAGAGGGTGGAGCCGAACATCAGCAAGGCCAGCACCACGCCGATCAGCGTGAGTGGCAGCGAGGTCATCAGCGCCAGGGGCTGGAAGAAGCTCTTGAACTGGCTGGCCAGGATCATGTAGATGAAGATGATGGCCATGGCCAGGGCGGAGATGGCGTAGCCGAAGGACTCCTGCATGTTCTTGGTCGAGCCGCCGAACTGGTAGCGATAACCCGGCGGGAAGGTGATGCTGTCCAGTGCCTTGCGGATGTCGGTCGAGATCTCGCCGGCCGAGCGGTTGTAGACGTTGGCGTTGATGGCCACCTCGCGCATCAGGTCGCGCCGGTTGATCTGGTTGGAGCCGGTGTCCTCGACCAGCGCGGCCACCTGGTTCAGGCGGATCACACGCGAGCTGCCGTCGGCATTGCTGCCCAGCGCAAAGGGCAGGCGTTCCAGGTCGCCCATGCTGTTGCGGGCCTCGGGCGCCAGGCGCACGTTGACGTCGTAGGTCTGGTCGTCGCTGGCGCGCCAGTTGCCCACGGTCTGGCCGGCCACCAGGGTGCGCAGCGAGGACGCGATCTGGTTCACGTTCAGGCCCAGGTCGGACGCGGCCTCGCGCCGGACCTGCACGGCGATAGTCGGCTTGCCCGGCTTGACGCTGGAATCGAGGTCGACCAGGCCGGGAATGTTGCGCACCTTGTCCATGACCTGCACGCTGAGCCGCTCGAGCTCCTGCAGGTCGTTGCCCTGCAGCGAGAACTCGATCTGCTTCTGGCCGCCCACGGCATCGAGCAGGCCGGCGTGCGTGACGGTGATGCCCGGCACCCGTTGCAGGCGCTCGCGCAGCAGCGCCGAGATCTGGTCCACGTTGCGGCTGCGCTCCTTGCGGTCGATCAGGCGCACGTAGATGTTGGCGTAGTTCTTGCCCAGTGCATTGCCGGTGTTGATCGTGGCCAGCGAATAGCGCACCTCGGGAAACTCACGCAGGATGTCCTGCACCTGGCGCGCCTTGGTCTCGGTGGCTTCGATGGACGAGCCCACCGGGGTGTAGAAGGTGACACTGGTCTCGGAGAAATCGGCCTTGGGCACGAATTCGGTCCCGAGCAGCGGCACCATGAAGATGCTCAGCACGAAGATCGCGAAGGCGATGGCCAGCGTGGTGAGCTTGTGCACCAGCGACCAGCGCAGGATGCCCTGGTAGGCCTCGGCCAGGCTGTCGGTGGCGTGGTCGAACCAGCCGGTGACGCGGCCGATGGTCTTGTCGTAGAAGGTGACCGGTTCGGTCTTCTGGCCGTGCGCGTGGATGCTGGGGTCGTGCCAGATGCTGGAGAGCATGGGGTCGAGCGTGAAGCTCACGAACATGGAGATCAGCACCGCCGCCACGATGGTGATGCCGAACTCGTGGAAGAACTTGCCGATGATGCCGCCCATGAAACCGATGGGCATGAACACCGCCACGATGGAGAAGGTGGTGGCCAGCACGGCCAGGCCGATCTCCTGGGTGCCGTCCAGCGAGGCGTCGTAGGACTTTTTCCCCATCTGCACGTGGCGCACGATGTTCTCGCGCACCACGATGGCATCGTCGATCAGCAGGCCCACGCAGAGCGAGAGCGCCATCAGCGTGATCATGTTGATCGTGAAGCCGAACCAGTACATGAAAAGAAAGGTGCCGATCAGCGAGATCGGCAGCGTCAGGCCGGTGATGACGGTGGAGCGCCAGGAATTGAGGAACAGGAAGACAATCAGCACGGTCAGCAGGGCACCCTCGATCAGGGTGCGGCGCACGTTGTCCACCGCCACGCGGATCGGCCGTGAGCCGTCCTGGATGGGCTCCAGCCGCACGCCCGGCGGCAGCTGGTTCTTGAGCTCGGTCACGGTGCGCATCAGCCCGTCGATGACGGCGATGGTGTTTTCGTCCTGCGCCTTCTGCACCGACATCAGCAGCGTGCGCTGGCCGTTGTGCAGCGCCAGGGTCTCGATCTCCTGCGGGCCGTCCTGCACCGTGGCCAGCTGGGCCAGGCGGATGGGCGTGCTGCCCTTGCGCGCCACGATGATGCGGCCGAAGTCCTCGGGGCGCTGCATGCGCGCATCGATCTGCACGGCCAGTTCCTGGCTGCTGGAGCGCACGGCGCCCACGGGCAGGTCCTGGTTCTCGCTTTTCACCGCGGCCACCACCTGCTCGGGTGTGATGCCGTAGGCTTCAAGCGCCTCGGGGCGCAGGTAGATGTTGATCTCGCGTTTGGTGGCGCCCACCAGGTTCACGGCGCCGACGCCGCGCACGTTCTCCAGCCGCTTCTTGAGCACCTGGTCGGCCCAGCTGGTCAGCTCCACCGCGCTGGGCGCCTTGGCCGCACCGGCGTCGGGCAAGACGGCCAGCGACCAGATGGCGCGGCTGGCCGGGTCGAAGCGCAGCACCCGCGGTTCCTCGACTTCGTCACGCAGGTTGGGGCGGATGGCGGCGACCTTCTCGCGCACGTCCTCGGCTGCCTTGCGGCCGTCGATGTGCAGCTGGAATTCGATGATGACCACCGACTGGTTTTCGTAGCTGCGCGAGGTCAGGGCATTGATGCCGGCAATCGAATTGACGCCTTCCTCGATCTTCTTGGTGACCTCGCTCTCGACGATCTCGGGCGAGGCGCCCGGGTAAGTCGTGCTGACCACCACCACGGGGAAGTCCACATTGGGGAACTGGTCGACCTGCAGGCGCTGGTAGGAAAACAGGCCCAGCACCACGAAGGCCAGCATGACCATGGTGGCGAAAACCGGGTTCTGGAGACTGACGCGGGTGAACCACATGGCTCAGCGTCCTTGCACTGCCGGGGCGGCAGGAGTGGTGCGCACGGCCGTGCCCTCCTGCAGCGGGCCCACGGTGCTGGCCAGCACCAGGCTGCCTGCGGGCAATCCGCTGATGGCCACCATGTCCTGCCCGCCGGCCTGGCCGCGCGCGCCCAGCGTGACGCTGACATGGCGCACCTGCTGGTTCTCGACCACCTGGATGTAGGGCTGGGGCTTGTCGCTGCGCACGGCCTGCAGCGGCACGGCCAGGGTCTTGAGCTTCTCGGTGCCCAGCGTGCCCTGCACGAACAGGCCCTGGCGCAGGCCGGGCACGGACTTGAGTTGCAGGTAGACCAGCACGCTGCGGCTGCCGGCCTGGGTGCTGGGGTTGATGCGCGCCACCCGCGCCGGCACCGGCTGGGCATGGCCCTCGACCTGCAGCAGGGCCTGCTGGCCCACACGCACACCCGCGGTGTCGGCCGCGCTGAGCGCGGCCTCGATTTCCATGCGCGAGAGGTCGACGATCTCGACGATGCGCGCGTCCAGCGCCACGCGCTCGCCCGGCTGCGCCAGGCGCTGCGAGACGAAACCGCTCATGGGCGCCTTGAGCGTGGTGTCTGCCATGCTCTTGCGCGCCACGTCGGCGGCGGCCAGGGCCGCCGCGTGGTTGGCACGGGCGGCGTTGAGGTTGGACAGCGAGGTGTCCAGCGCGGTGGTCGAGATGAAACCCCGGTCGACCAGGGCCTTGTTGTTGTCGTACTGGCGTTGCGCGATATCGATCTGCGCCTTGGCCGCATCGGCCTGCAGCTGGGCCTGGCGCAAGCGGGCCTCGTACTCGGCCGGGTCAATGCGGGCGATGACCTGGCCGGCCTGCACGGCATCGCCTTCGCGCACGCTCAGGCCCTGCAGCTCACCGGGAACGCGGGCCTTGACGTAGGCCGTGTTGGCTGCCTTGAGCGTGCCCGAGACCGGCAGGCCACGCGTCAGTTCCTGCATCTGCAGCGGCAGCAGGTCGCTGGCGGCCAGCTCGATCACGGTCTGTGTGGCCCGCGCGGTCTGTTCGGTCAGCGCAGCCTGCTGGGCCTTGCGTGCACCCAGGGCCCGCAGCACGGCGATGGCCAGCAGGGTGACGACCAGGCCCACCAGGACCCATTTGATCTGGCGTTTCATCTTTTTCTACTTTCCTTGGGGCTTGGGGGTGCTGCCGGCTGCCGGCGCACACAGGCCGTACAGCAGGGTCTGCACCTGCAGTTCGAGGTATTTTTCGGGGTCCAGGACCGTGGAAGGACAGGCGCAGGCGCCGAAGGAGTGTTTCCAGGACATCAGGAAGATCATGGGCGCGAGCACCATGTAGATCGCGTGCTCCATGTCGACGGGGCGGAACTCGCCGCGGTCCACGCCGCGCTTGAGGATGCGCCGCACCAGCTCGTGGCCGGGCTCGATGACTTCCTGCTGGTAGAAGGCGGCCAGCTCGGGGAAGTTGCTGGCCTCGCTCATCATGAGCTTGGTGATGCCAGCCGCCGGCGTATTGCCCACGCGCTGCCACCACATCAGCATGGCGTAACGCAGCATCTCCGCGGTGCTGCCGGCGAAGGCTTCGAACTCGGCGTTCCACTCGGCGAAGCGCCCGGCGATGTTCTCGCGCACCACGGCCTTGAACAGTTCTTCCTTGCTGCTGAAGTAGAGGAACAGCGTGCCCTTGGAAACACCGGCGCGCCGCGCCACTTCCTCGGAGCGCGTCGCGGCATAGCCCTTCTCGACGAAGAGTTCCAGCGCGGCCGCCAGCAACTCGCCCGGGCGGGCTTCCTTGCGGCGTTCGCGTTTGGCCTGCACCTTGGCGCAGGTGTCGGTGAGGAGTTTGCTGATCATATTGCTAATGACTGATGGGTTATTAATGTAATCCCGCAGCCCCGGGTCCGTCAAGCTGCATCCTGCCCTTGCCATGTGAGGCAAGCCCCGGAAACGGGTAAAGCCGGAGTAAAGCCGTGGCGGTCCGGCTCTGATTAAGATGCAGTTCCCCCGTTCCCAGGAAGCCCCATGTCGCACGATCATCCCATTCTCGTCCTAGGCGGCGGCTGTTTCTGGTGCACCGAAGCGGTGTTCGACCGGGTGCGCGGCGTGATCGACGTCGAAAGCGGTTACAGCAACGGCCAGGTGGTGCAACCCAGCTACGAGCAGGTCTGCAGCGGCAACACCGGCCACAACGAGGTGGTGCGCCTGGTGTATGACCCCTCGCAGGTGAGCGTGCGCCAGCTGCTCGGCATCTTCTTTGCCACCCATGACCCGACCTCGCTGAATCGCCAGGGGAACGATGTGGGGACCCAGTACCGCAGTGCCGTGTACTACACGACACCCGAACAGGAGCAGGAGGCCCGCCTGATGATCGCCGAGCTTGAGCAGGGGGCGATCTTCAACGGGCCCATCGTCACCGAGGTGCTGCCCCTGGCCAACTACTGGCCGGCCGAGGCCTACCACCAGGACTACTACGCGCAGCACCCGAACCAGGGTTATTGCGCCCATGTGGTGGGCCCCAAGGTGGCCAAGTTCCGCAAGCAGTTCAGCGAACTGCTCAAGCCATGATTCTTGGCCGGGACCTCGCCTGCCAGTACCCGGGCGGCGCACGCCTGGCGTTCCCCGATATCGCCGTGCCGCAGGGCGGTGTGCTGCTGCTGCGCGGTCGCTCGGGCAGCGGCAAGTCCAGTTGGCTGGCGCTGGCGGCCGGCCTGATGGCGCCCAGTGCCGGCACGATCGAGGTGGCCGGCCAGTCCCTGGGCGCGCTCCCGCCGGTGCAGCGCGACGCCTGGCGCGCGCGCCACGTCGGTTTTCTGCCTCAAAAGCTGCACCTCAGTGCGGCCCTCACGGTGGCCGGCAACCTGGAACTGGTGTATTTCGCAGCCGGCCTGCCTTCGGATGCGGCCGCCATCAGCGCCGCCTTGCAGGCCTTGGGCGTGGGTGAACTTGCGACGCGGCGGCCGCAGCAGCTCTCCGGTGGGCAGGCGCAGCGCGTGGCGCTGGCGCGTGCCGTGCTGCTGCAACCCCGGGTGATCCTGGCCGACGAACCGACGGCCAGCCTGGACGATGTGGCCGCGCAGGAAGCGCTGGCCCTGCTGCAGGGCACGGCGCAGCGTTGCGGTGCCACGCTGGTGATCGCCACGCATGACGCGCGCGTGGTGGCGGCCTTGTCCCAGGCTCAGGTGCTGGACCTCGATGCGTTCCGCGAGGTGCCGGCATGAAGACCCTGGCCCTGGCCTGGCGCTACCTGTGGGCACGGCCGCTGGCCACCGTGCTCAACCTGCTGCTGCTCAGCCTGGGGCTGGCGGCCATCACCCTGGTGCTGCTCACGCGCGCGCAGCTCGACCGTGCTTTCGAGCGCGACCTGGCCGGCATCGACGTCGTGGTCGGCGCCAAGGGCAGCCCGCTGCAGCTCATCCTCTCCGGTGTCTTCCATCTGGACGTGCCGCCGGGCAACATCCCGCTGCGCGAGGTGCAGGCCCTGGCGCGCGACGCGCGTGTGGCCCAACTGATTCCGCTGAGCCTGGGCGACAGCTACCGCGGTTTTCGCATCGTCGGTACCACGCACGATTACCCCGCGCACTACGGTGCGCAAGTCGCGCAGGGCCGGCTCTGGCAACAGGCCATGGAGGTGGTGCTGGGCCACCAGGCGGCACATGTGACGGGCCTGCAAGCGGGGCAGGCGTTCGCTGGTGCGCACGGCCTGGCCGACAGCAGCGAGGCCGGCGGTCACGCAGCCCATCCTTACCAGGTGGTGGGCGTGCTGGCCCCCTGCGGCTGCGTGCTGGACCGCCTGCTGCTCACCGCGACCGAATCGGTGTGGGAGGTGCACGAGGTGGCCCATGGCAAGGACCATGACGCGGCGCATGAGGAGGAAACGCGCGAGATCACCCTGGCCCTGCTGCGTTACCGCAGCCCGCTGGCGGCGGCCACCTTCCCGCGCCATGTCAACACCACGACCAATATGCAGGCGGCCGCACCGGCGCTGGAGATCACCCGCCTGCTGCGTTTGGTGGGCGTGGGGGCCGATGTGCTGCGGGGCTTTGCCGCCGTGCTGCTGCTGACCGCGGCCTTGAGCGTTTTCATCGCGCTGTGGAGCGCCGTGCGCGAACGCCGCGAGGACTTGGCCCTGCTGCGCATGCTGGGTGCACCACCGCGGCGCCTGGCTGCCCTGCTGCTGTGCGAGGCGCTCTGGCTGGCCGGCCTGGCCACCGGGCTGGGCCTGCTGGGGGGGCACCTCTTGACAGGCCTGCTAGGCTATCTCCTGGCGGCTGAGCAATCCCTGCCCATGACGAGCTGGCTCTGGCTGGGGGCGGAACTCTGGGTACCGGCCCTGGCTCTGACCGTGGCGGCGCTGGCGGCCTTGTTGCCCGCGCTGGGCGCCTACCGCGTGGACGCGGCACAACTCCTGAATTCGAGATAAATCATGCGTTATCTACTGTTGGCACTGAGCTTGTTGGTCACAACGCTGGCCCAGGCCCAGCTGGATCCGCCGATCGCCGGCGGCATACCGAGCGGCAGCGGCGCCGGCGTGCACAGCGCGCAAAGCCCCATTCCGCCACTGAAGGAGCGCGCCGACGTGCTGCCCTGGTCCTTCCTGACCAATGTGAAGACCCGCATCGAGAAAAACCGCGTGCTGCCGGTGTTCCCGCCGGCGATCCTGGCGCTGGATGGCAAGCCGCAACGGGTGCAGGGTTTCATGATGCCGCTGGAGCCGGGCGAAAAGCAGACCCATTTCCTGCTCAGTTCGGTGCCCCTGTCCTGCTCCTTCTGCCTGCCCGGCGGGCCCGAGAGCATGATCGAGGTGAAAACGAAAACGCCCATCAAGTACGGCATGGAGCCCCTGGTGGTGCAGGGCCGCCTGGCCGTGCTGCATGACGACCAGTACGGCCTGTACTACCGCATCACCGACGCCGTGCCCGTGAAATAATCCTGCATCCATGGCCTTGCACCCCCACGCCCACCTGAAGACACCGTCGCGGCATCTGCCGGGCACGGTGTTGCTCGTGCTGGCGCTGTTGTGGGCGCAGTTGCTGGGCCTGGCGCACGGTGTGCTGCATGCCCATGCCGGGCACGCCCCGGTCGCGGCCACGCAGGCCCAGCCCGCACAGGATCTCCTGGCCCACCTGCTGGCGCCCGCCAGTGATGAGAGCGAGTGCCGCCTGTACGACCAGCTCGGTCAGGGCGGTCCGCTGCTGCAGTCGCTGGCAGCACCGGCCCTGGCCCTGCCGCTGGTGCCGGCCTGGGTCGTGCTGCAGGCCCTGCAGCCGCGCCCCTGCGTCGCCTTTGCCGCGCGCGCACCCCCGACGTCCCGCTGAACCTCCTCATCCGATCCGCCGCATTGGCCGCCAGGCCCTGCGGTGTTTTCTGCTGGATTCAACGAGACGAGCATGCAACACGAACACAAGACCCCTGAATTTTTCCGCCACGGCACGCTGGCGACGCTGACCCTGCTGGCCTGCAGTGCCTGGGCCCAGGACAACGCCACGCTGGCGCCGGTGGTGGTCACCGGCAACCCGCTGGGCACCACCGAGCTGATCGCGCCCACCGACCAGCTCTCAGGCACCGAACTGCTCTTGCGCAGCCAGCCCACCCTGGGCGAGACCCTGCAGGGCCTGCCCGGTGTGAGCAGCACCTACTTCGGCCCCAATGCCAGCCGGCCCGTGATCCGCGGCATGGACGGCGACCGCATCCGCATCCTCAACAACGGCGGGGCCAGCCAGGACCTGTCCAGTCTCAGTTATGACCACGCCGTGGCCCTGGACCCGCTGCTGATCGAGCGTGTGGAAGTGCTGCGCGGCCCCGGCGTGCTGCAGTACGGCGGCAGCGCCGTGGGCGGTGTGGTCAATGTGATCGACGGCCGCATCCACCGCGAGCCGATGTTTGATGAGAAAGGCGGCGTCGCCGGCAAGCTTGACATGGGCTACGCCACCGGCAACAAGGAGCAGGGCGGGGCTGTGGTGCTGGATGCCGGCACCCACCGTTACAGCCTGCACGTGGACGCCATGTCGCGCAAGACCGAAGACGTGGCTGTGCCCAAGGACATCGATTGCACGCAGGGTGGCGTCACCACCACCGCGCGGCGCATCTGCAACTCGGCCAGCCGCAGCTATGGCGGGGCCCTGGGCGGCACGCTGTTCTTCGACCGCGGTTACCTCGGCGCCTCCCTCTCCACCTACGACAGCGACTACGGCTCCGTCGCCGAGGACGAGGTCACCATCCGCATGCGCTCGAATCGCCTGGCGCTGGAGGGCGAGCTGCGTGATCTGGGCGGCCCCCTGCAAAGCCTCAAGGCCCAGTTCAGCCGCAACGATTACCGGCACACCGAATACGAGGCCGGCACGCCGGGCACCCTGTTCAGGACCGGGGGCAAGGACCTGCGCCTGCAGGCCCGCCACGCCCGCCTGGGCGCGCTCGACGGCGTGATCGGCCTGCAGTTCGAGGACAGCAGGTTCTCCGCCGACGGCGCCGAGGCCTACGCCCCCTACAGCCGCACGCGCAGCAGCGCGGCCTTTGTGCACGAGGAACTGGCCACGGGCTGGGGCAAGCTCAGTGCCGGCGCGCGGCTGGAGTCGGTGAACGTCGAGTCCTTCGGCATAACCGGCAACGCGGCCTTCACGCCGGGCTCGCGCAGCTTCAACCCCGCCAGCTACGCCCTGGGCGCCTTGTGGAACGTGGCGCCCGAGTGGCAACTCACGTCCAACCTCTCGCTCAACGAACGCGCGCCCAGACACTACGAGCTCTACGCCAACGGCGAGCA is part of the Rhodoferax sp. BAB1 genome and harbors:
- a CDS encoding DUF3299 domain-containing protein, which codes for MRYLLLALSLLVTTLAQAQLDPPIAGGIPSGSGAGVHSAQSPIPPLKERADVLPWSFLTNVKTRIEKNRVLPVFPPAILALDGKPQRVQGFMMPLEPGEKQTHFLLSSVPLSCSFCLPGGPESMIEVKTKTPIKYGMEPLVVQGRLAVLHDDQYGLYYRITDAVPVK
- a CDS encoding ABC transporter permease; the protein is MKTLALAWRYLWARPLATVLNLLLLSLGLAAITLVLLTRAQLDRAFERDLAGIDVVVGAKGSPLQLILSGVFHLDVPPGNIPLREVQALARDARVAQLIPLSLGDSYRGFRIVGTTHDYPAHYGAQVAQGRLWQQAMEVVLGHQAAHVTGLQAGQAFAGAHGLADSSEAGGHAAHPYQVVGVLAPCGCVLDRLLLTATESVWEVHEVAHGKDHDAAHEEETREITLALLRYRSPLAAATFPRHVNTTTNMQAAAPALEITRLLRLVGVGADVLRGFAAVLLLTAALSVFIALWSAVRERREDLALLRMLGAPPRRLAALLLCEALWLAGLATGLGLLGGHLLTGLLGYLLAAEQSLPMTSWLWLGAELWVPALALTVAALAALLPALGAYRVDAAQLLNSR
- a CDS encoding ABC transporter ATP-binding protein, whose product is MILGRDLACQYPGGARLAFPDIAVPQGGVLLLRGRSGSGKSSWLALAAGLMAPSAGTIEVAGQSLGALPPVQRDAWRARHVGFLPQKLHLSAALTVAGNLELVYFAAGLPSDAAAISAALQALGVGELATRRPQQLSGGQAQRVALARAVLLQPRVILADEPTASLDDVAAQEALALLQGTAQRCGATLVIATHDARVVAALSQAQVLDLDAFREVPA
- a CDS encoding efflux RND transporter periplasmic adaptor subunit, with the protein product MKRQIKWVLVGLVVTLLAIAVLRALGARKAQQAALTEQTARATQTVIELAASDLLPLQMQELTRGLPVSGTLKAANTAYVKARVPGELQGLSVREGDAVQAGQVIARIDPAEYEARLRQAQLQADAAKAQIDIAQRQYDNNKALVDRGFISTTALDTSLSNLNAARANHAAALAAADVARKSMADTTLKAPMSGFVSQRLAQPGERVALDARIVEIVDLSRMEIEAALSAADTAGVRVGQQALLQVEGHAQPVPARVARINPSTQAGSRSVLVYLQLKSVPGLRQGLFVQGTLGTEKLKTLAVPLQAVRSDKPQPYIQVVENQQVRHVSVTLGARGQAGGQDMVAISGLPAGSLVLASTVGPLQEGTAVRTTPAAPAVQGR
- a CDS encoding TonB-dependent receptor, which encodes MQHEHKTPEFFRHGTLATLTLLACSAWAQDNATLAPVVVTGNPLGTTELIAPTDQLSGTELLLRSQPTLGETLQGLPGVSSTYFGPNASRPVIRGMDGDRIRILNNGGASQDLSSLSYDHAVALDPLLIERVEVLRGPGVLQYGGSAVGGVVNVIDGRIHREPMFDEKGGVAGKLDMGYATGNKEQGGAVVLDAGTHRYSLHVDAMSRKTEDVAVPKDIDCTQGGVTTTARRICNSASRSYGGALGGTLFFDRGYLGASLSTYDSDYGSVAEDEVTIRMRSNRLALEGELRDLGGPLQSLKAQFSRNDYRHTEYEAGTPGTLFRTGGKDLRLQARHARLGALDGVIGLQFEDSRFSADGAEAYAPYSRTRSSAAFVHEELATGWGKLSAGARLESVNVESFGITGNAAFTPGSRSFNPASYALGALWNVAPEWQLTSNLSLNERAPRHYELYANGEHVATNAEEIGNPNLGKERSANVDIGAAWKRGAHRAKAQLFQHHFSNYISLEGTDLGASPPEYTYTQVQARFTGAEASGNLRLLDEQHKLDLGLRADTVRAENSSTGQPLPRIAPHRLGASLSWSRAAWGARLGVDSHAGQDRVPAGQLATGGYTLWNAALHWRDRIGGAPVLWYARLDNIGNTLAYSSSSILTQTVPGRVPLPGRSLKAGVQLSF
- the msrA gene encoding peptide-methionine (S)-S-oxide reductase MsrA, coding for MSHDHPILVLGGGCFWCTEAVFDRVRGVIDVESGYSNGQVVQPSYEQVCSGNTGHNEVVRLVYDPSQVSVRQLLGIFFATHDPTSLNRQGNDVGTQYRSAVYYTTPEQEQEARLMIAELEQGAIFNGPIVTEVLPLANYWPAEAYHQDYYAQHPNQGYCAHVVGPKVAKFRKQFSELLKP
- a CDS encoding TetR/AcrR family transcriptional regulator; translation: MISKLLTDTCAKVQAKRERRKEARPGELLAAALELFVEKGYAATRSEEVARRAGVSKGTLFLYFSSKEELFKAVVRENIAGRFAEWNAEFEAFAGSTAEMLRYAMLMWWQRVGNTPAAGITKLMMSEASNFPELAAFYQQEVIEPGHELVRRILKRGVDRGEFRPVDMEHAIYMVLAPMIFLMSWKHSFGACACPSTVLDPEKYLELQVQTLLYGLCAPAAGSTPKPQGK
- a CDS encoding rhodanese-like domain-containing protein; this translates as MIEHIHPGDLKDWVAKAQAHGRPLVLDVREPSELQQASLKPDAAYDLVHIPMGVIPPRLNELDPARPVACLCHHGGRSMRVAQFLEYQGFKHVANISGGINAWSLQVDTSVPRY
- a CDS encoding efflux RND transporter permease subunit, translating into MWFTRVSLQNPVFATMVMLAFVVLGLFSYQRLQVDQFPNVDFPVVVVSTTYPGASPEIVESEVTKKIEEGVNSIAGINALTSRSYENQSVVIIEFQLHIDGRKAAEDVREKVAAIRPNLRDEVEEPRVLRFDPASRAIWSLAVLPDAGAAKAPSAVELTSWADQVLKKRLENVRGVGAVNLVGATKREINIYLRPEALEAYGITPEQVVAAVKSENQDLPVGAVRSSSQELAVQIDARMQRPEDFGRIIVARKGSTPIRLAQLATVQDGPQEIETLALHNGQRTLLMSVQKAQDENTIAVIDGLMRTVTELKNQLPPGVRLEPIQDGSRPIRVAVDNVRRTLIEGALLTVLIVFLFLNSWRSTVITGLTLPISLIGTFLFMYWFGFTINMITLMALSLCVGLLIDDAIVVRENIVRHVQMGKKSYDASLDGTQEIGLAVLATTFSIVAVFMPIGFMGGIIGKFFHEFGITIVAAVLISMFVSFTLDPMLSSIWHDPSIHAHGQKTEPVTFYDKTIGRVTGWFDHATDSLAEAYQGILRWSLVHKLTTLAIAFAIFVLSIFMVPLLGTEFVPKADFSETSVTFYTPVGSSIEATETKARQVQDILREFPEVRYSLATINTGNALGKNYANIYVRLIDRKERSRNVDQISALLRERLQRVPGITVTHAGLLDAVGGQKQIEFSLQGNDLQELERLSVQVMDKVRNIPGLVDLDSSVKPGKPTIAVQVRREAASDLGLNVNQIASSLRTLVAGQTVGNWRASDDQTYDVNVRLAPEARNSMGDLERLPFALGSNADGSSRVIRLNQVAALVEDTGSNQINRRDLMREVAINANVYNRSAGEISTDIRKALDSITFPPGYRYQFGGSTKNMQESFGYAISALAMAIIFIYMILASQFKSFFQPLALMTSLPLTLIGVVLALLMFGSTLSMFSIIGVVMLMGLVTKNAILLVDFAIRAREEGMERAEALLMAAKVRLRPILMTTLAMIFGMVPLAFALTEGSEQRAPMGQAVIGGVITSSLLTLVVVPVVYCYMDDFSQWLGRRWRGEK
- a CDS encoding protein-L-isoaspartate O-methyltransferase produces the protein MNFEQARFNMIEQQIRPWNVLDAAVLDLLSVVRREDFVPPAHKSLAFADMELPLGSGGEAGQCMLAPKVEARMLQDLAVQKHEKVLEIGTGSGYMAALLAQRAQRVVSLEIEPALVSLARANLQKAGVSNVEVRQADGAKGVPVDGPFDVIVLSGSVADVPHKLLEQLKTGGRLMAIVGDAPVMRATLIQRTSAVEYLTTQGWDTLAPRLLHFPEHSRFNF